The Noviherbaspirillum saxi genome includes a window with the following:
- a CDS encoding TPM domain-containing protein, whose translation MPTSLLRLLSGALLGVILALAFASAGAQEFVPVPPLQARVTDQVGMLSESQRATLENVLKEYETRTGSQIAILLVSKTEPEAIEQYSIRVADEWKLGRKGVDDGVLLLVAKDNPPSLRRLRIEAGRGVQGSLTDAQSKRILQDVIAPHFRQNDFYGGLAAGVSAITSLLDKESIPAPERRQAAVEEASDGISLGVFIFFVLMFLLMSRFGSSRRHARSRDGWGRSVPGVILGGGLGGGFGGGGFGGGGFGGGSGGGFSGGGGGADGGGASGNW comes from the coding sequence ATGCCGACCTCCCTATTGCGATTGCTGTCCGGCGCTCTGCTTGGCGTGATCCTTGCCCTTGCCTTCGCATCCGCCGGCGCGCAGGAATTCGTGCCGGTGCCGCCGCTACAGGCGCGCGTGACCGACCAGGTCGGCATGCTGTCGGAAAGCCAGCGCGCCACGCTGGAAAACGTCCTCAAGGAATATGAAACTCGCACCGGCAGCCAGATCGCGATTCTGCTCGTCAGCAAGACTGAACCCGAGGCGATCGAGCAGTACAGCATACGCGTGGCCGATGAATGGAAGCTAGGCCGCAAGGGCGTCGATGACGGCGTGCTGCTGCTGGTGGCGAAAGACAATCCGCCATCTCTGCGGCGCTTGCGCATCGAAGCCGGACGCGGCGTACAGGGCTCGCTCACCGATGCGCAATCGAAACGCATCCTGCAGGATGTGATCGCGCCGCATTTCCGTCAAAATGATTTTTACGGCGGACTTGCGGCCGGCGTGTCGGCGATCACCAGCCTGCTCGACAAAGAGAGTATTCCCGCGCCCGAGCGTAGGCAAGCGGCTGTGGAAGAAGCTTCCGACGGAATTTCCCTTGGCGTGTTCATCTTTTTCGTGCTGATGTTTCTGCTGATGTCGCGCTTCGGTTCTTCACGCCGTCATGCACGCTCCCGGGATGGCTGGGGACGATCGGTGCCGGGCGTGATTCTCGGCGGCGGTCTGGGAGGCGGATTCGGCGGCGGTGGTTTTGGTGGCGGCGGATTCGGCGGCGGCTCTGGCGGCGGTTTTTCCGGCGGCGGTGGCGGTGCCGACGGCGGCGGTGCATCGGGGAATTGGTAA